In one Gossypium hirsutum isolate 1008001.06 chromosome D09, Gossypium_hirsutum_v2.1, whole genome shotgun sequence genomic region, the following are encoded:
- the LOC107908698 gene encoding cell division protein FtsZ homolog 2-1, chloroplastic isoform X4 — MATATFPYFTPSDSRSMGVLNVLGGRVLMENPLGRFSCLKIYEGKSGFSSASQKSTMPSFRCSANPRSVSHYQNKDPFLNLHPEVSMLRGEGNNTVTNPRKDSTSGSVIESAGDMSGSSNYNEAKIKVIGVGGGGSNAVNRMIESTMKGVEFWIVNTDVQAMKMSPVFPEHRLQIGLELTRGLGAGGNPEIGMNAAKESKESIEEALYGSDMVFVTAGMGGGTGTGGAPVIAGVAKSMGILTVGIVTTPFSFEGRRRAVQAQEGIAALRENVDTLIVIPNDKLLTAVSSSTPVTEAFNLADDILRQGVRGISDIITIPGLVNVDFADVRTIMANAGSSLMGIGTATGKTRARDAALNAIQSPLLDIGIERATGIVWNITGGSDLTLFEVNAAAEVIYDLVDPAANLIFGAVIDPSISGQVSITLIATGFKRQEESEGRPPQFC, encoded by the exons ATGGCGACTGCTACATTTCCTTATTTTACACCTTCGGATAGTAGATCAATGGGGGTACTTAATGTTCTAGGAGGGAGAGTGTTAATGGAGAATCCTTTAGGGAGATTTAGCTGCCTTAAAATATACGAGGGAAAAAGTGGGTTTTCTAGTGCCAGCCAAAAGTCTACCATGCCAAGTTTTAGATGTTCTGCCAACCCTCGCAGTGTCAGTCACTACCAAAATAAAGATCCTTTTCTGAATCTGCATCCTGAAGTTTCAATGCTTAGAGGTGAAGGGAACAATACAGTAACCAACCCAAGAAAGGATAGCACTAGTGGAAGTGTTATTGAAAGCGCAGGAGACATGTCTGGTTCAAGTAACTATAATGAAGCTAAGATCAAAGTCATTGGTGTTGGAGGTGGTGGTTCAAATGCGGTTAATCGCATGATTGAGAGCACAATGAAGGGTGTAGAGTTCTGGATTGTTAACACTGATGTTCAAGCCATGAAAATGTCACCTGTCTTTCCTGAGCACCGCTTGCAAATTGGTTTGGAGCTAACTAGGGGTCTTGGTGCTGGTGGGAACCCAGAGATTGGCATGAATGCTGCCAAAGAAAGCAAGGAGTCAATAGAAGAGGCCCTTTATGGTTCTGATATGGTATTTGTTACT GCTGGAATGGGTGGTGGGACTGGAACTGGTGGAGCTCCTGTAATTGCGGGGGTTGCAAAGTCAATGGGTATATTGACTGTTGGTATTGTCACTACGCCTTTTTCTTTTGAGGGAAGAAGGAGAGCTGTTCAAGCACAGGAAGGAATTGCAGCTCTAAGAGAAAATGTTGACACATTAATTGTTATTCCAAATGACAAGTTGTTGACTGCAGTTTCCTCGTCTACTCCAGTAACAGAAGCATTTAATCTGGCTGATGATATTCTTCGACAAGGAGTTCGTGGTATCTCCGATATAATTACG ATTCCAGGGCTAGTGAATGTGGATTTTGCTGATGTGAGAACTATAATGGCAAATGCTGGTTCTTCACTGATGGGAATAGGAACTGCAACTG GTAAAACAAGAGCAAGAGATGCTGCACTCAATGCCATCCAATCACCTTTGTTAGATATTGGCATAGAAAGGGCTACTGGAATTGTCTGGAACATAACTGGTGGAAGTGATTTAACCTTGTTTGAG GTTAATGCTGCCGCTGAGGTAATATATGATCTTGTGGATCCAGCTGCCAATTTAATATTTGGAGCAGTGATAGATCCATCAATTAGTGGCCAA
- the LOC107907684 gene encoding protein ABSCISIC ACID-INSENSITIVE 5, whose amino-acid sequence MLSSSSYIPTSATHHSSSYYTHTHICIKQLSVGFIELPKLNPFSSAKLSSSSSLESGFSHREKRMVVSESEIGEVESPLQGANQQQKNHPFSELGRQSSIYSLTLDEFQHTLCDGGKNFGSMNMDEFLTSIWNAEENQAINSNNNNTNHQNNSANKQVSDQVHLSFNETSSSKGIAKQPSLPTQGSLTLPAPLCRKTVDEVWSEIQRGQQGQGQSNNSNVQTADENASTRRQPTFGEMTLEDFLIKAGVVREQCMPPQPPPVLPSPHHQPPQYGLYQTGNNPAVSPGFVSRPVGFSGTAYQTMPPGLNDGKTGGAYQPAAPPLTTVIYNGKVTGGGGYGPGKTIGGVAPVSPVSSERLCTNQVDNAASQFGMEMVAVRGRQRIIDGPIEKVVERRQRRMIKNRESAARSRARKQAYTVELEAELNQLKQENSHLKQALAELERKRKQQCFEEWKTKTQTKARKAREKLRIMRSLSCPL is encoded by the exons ATGCTTTCATCTTCTTCTTATATACCCACATCTGCAACTCATCATTCCTCGTCTtattacacacacacacacatatgtaTAAAGCAACTTAGTGTTGGTTTCATAGAGCTTCCCAAACTAAACCCTTTTTCTTCAGCTAAATTATCTTCTTCTTCCTCGTTGGAATCAG GTTTTAGTCACAGAGAAAAAAGAATGGTGGTCTCCGAGTCTGAGATCGGTGAGGTCGAGTCACCATTGCAGGGGGCAAATCAGCAACAGAAGAACCACCCATTCTCAGAACTTGGAAGGCAATCTTCAATTTATTCTCTAACACTCGATGAGTTCCAGCATACACTGTGTGATGGTGGGAAGAACTTCGGGTCCATGAACATGGACGAGTTCCTTACCAGCATCTGGAACGCTGAAGAAAACCAGGCTATCAACTCCAACAATAACAACACCAATCATCAAAACAACTCAGCAAATAAACAAGTTAGCGATCAAGTTCATTTGTCTTTTAATGAAACATCAAGCAGTAAAGGTATAGCTAAGCAGCCTAGTCTGCCAACGCAAGGCTCGCTTACGCTTCCAGCACCGCTGTGCCGGAAGACGGTCGATGAAGTTTGGTCTGAGATACAAAGAGGGCAGCAAGGACAAGGGCAGAGTAACAATAGCAATGTACAAACTGCTGATGAGAATGCCAGTACTCGGCGGCAGCCAACTTTTGGTGAGATGACCTTGGAGGATTTCTTGATCAAAGCAGGGGTAGTAAGGGAACAATGCATGCCACCACAACCACCACCGGTACTGCCTTCACCGCATCATCAGCCACCACAATACGGGTTGTATCAAACGGGCAATAACCCTGCGGTTAGTCCAGGTTTTGTTTCCAGGCCTGTTGGCTTTAGTGGGACTGCATACCAGACAATGCCTCCAGGTTTGAATGATGGTAAGACTGGTGGTGCCTACCAGCCAGCTGCGCCACCACTAACAACAGTTATTTATAATGGGAAGGTAACTGGTGGTGGTGGCTATGGACCGGGAAAGACAATTGGAGGGGTGGCTCCAGTGAGTCCAGTCTCATCGGAAAGGCTTTGTACCAATCAAGTTGATAATGCAGCTTCACAATTCGGGATGGAGATGGTTGCGGTACGAGGAAGGCAAAGGATCATTGATGGTCCAATAGAGAAGGTGGTCGAGAGAAGGCAACGTAGGATGATTAAGAACAGAGAGTCAGCTGCAAGGTCTAGAGCTAGAAAACAG GCATACACAGTTGAGCTAGAAGCTGAATTGAATCAATTGAAACAAGAAAATTCCCACCTTAAGCAGGCTCTG GCAGAACTCGAGAGGAAAAGAAAGCAGCAG tgCTTTGAGGAATGGAAAACGAAAACACAAACAAAAGCCCGGAAAGCTAGAGAAAAGCTAAGAATAATGAGAAGTCTGAGTTGTCCATTGTAA
- the LOC107908698 gene encoding cell division protein FtsZ homolog 2-1, chloroplastic isoform X3 has translation MATATFPYFTPSDSRSMGVLNVLGGRVLMENPLGRFSCLKIYEGKSGFSSASQKSTMPSFRCSANPRSVSHYQNKDPFLNLHPEVSMLRGEGNNTVTNPRKDSTSGSVIESAGDMSGSSNYNEAKIKVIGVGGGGSNAVNRMIESTMKGVEFWIVNTDVQAMKMSPVFPEHRLQIGLELTRGLGAGGNPEIGMNAAKESKESIEEALYGSDMVFVTAGMGGGTGTGGAPVIAGVAKSMGILTVGIVTTPFSFEGRRRAVQAQEGIAALRENVDTLIVIPNDKLLTAVSSSTPVTEAFNLADDILRQGVRGISDIITIPGLVNVDFADVRTIMANAGSSLMGIGTATGKTRARDAALNAIQSPLLDIGIERATGIVWNITGGSDLTLFEVNAAAEVIYDLVDPAANLIFGAVIDPSISGQVSITLIATGFKRQEESEGRPPQAVLLMSRSS, from the exons ATGGCGACTGCTACATTTCCTTATTTTACACCTTCGGATAGTAGATCAATGGGGGTACTTAATGTTCTAGGAGGGAGAGTGTTAATGGAGAATCCTTTAGGGAGATTTAGCTGCCTTAAAATATACGAGGGAAAAAGTGGGTTTTCTAGTGCCAGCCAAAAGTCTACCATGCCAAGTTTTAGATGTTCTGCCAACCCTCGCAGTGTCAGTCACTACCAAAATAAAGATCCTTTTCTGAATCTGCATCCTGAAGTTTCAATGCTTAGAGGTGAAGGGAACAATACAGTAACCAACCCAAGAAAGGATAGCACTAGTGGAAGTGTTATTGAAAGCGCAGGAGACATGTCTGGTTCAAGTAACTATAATGAAGCTAAGATCAAAGTCATTGGTGTTGGAGGTGGTGGTTCAAATGCGGTTAATCGCATGATTGAGAGCACAATGAAGGGTGTAGAGTTCTGGATTGTTAACACTGATGTTCAAGCCATGAAAATGTCACCTGTCTTTCCTGAGCACCGCTTGCAAATTGGTTTGGAGCTAACTAGGGGTCTTGGTGCTGGTGGGAACCCAGAGATTGGCATGAATGCTGCCAAAGAAAGCAAGGAGTCAATAGAAGAGGCCCTTTATGGTTCTGATATGGTATTTGTTACT GCTGGAATGGGTGGTGGGACTGGAACTGGTGGAGCTCCTGTAATTGCGGGGGTTGCAAAGTCAATGGGTATATTGACTGTTGGTATTGTCACTACGCCTTTTTCTTTTGAGGGAAGAAGGAGAGCTGTTCAAGCACAGGAAGGAATTGCAGCTCTAAGAGAAAATGTTGACACATTAATTGTTATTCCAAATGACAAGTTGTTGACTGCAGTTTCCTCGTCTACTCCAGTAACAGAAGCATTTAATCTGGCTGATGATATTCTTCGACAAGGAGTTCGTGGTATCTCCGATATAATTACG ATTCCAGGGCTAGTGAATGTGGATTTTGCTGATGTGAGAACTATAATGGCAAATGCTGGTTCTTCACTGATGGGAATAGGAACTGCAACTG GTAAAACAAGAGCAAGAGATGCTGCACTCAATGCCATCCAATCACCTTTGTTAGATATTGGCATAGAAAGGGCTACTGGAATTGTCTGGAACATAACTGGTGGAAGTGATTTAACCTTGTTTGAG GTTAATGCTGCCGCTGAGGTAATATATGATCTTGTGGATCCAGCTGCCAATTTAATATTTGGAGCAGTGATAGATCCATCAATTAGTGGCCAA